In one Ferroacidibacillus organovorans genomic region, the following are encoded:
- the glnA gene encoding type I glutamate--ammonia ligase, with the protein MAKEQDVRYLRLQFTDLLGVIKNVEVPISQLEKALDNRIMFDGSSIEGFVRIEESDMYLYPDLSTWLVFPWQSGGGSVARLICDIYLPDGSPFPGDPRGILKRALAHAERLGFTSMNVGSEPEFFLFKMDESGNATTEVNDQGGYFDLAPVDLGENCRREIVLVLESLGFEIEASHHEVAPGQHEIDFRYTSALQAADQIMTFKLVVKTVARQFGLHATFMPKPLYGVNGSGMHCHQSLFIGGSNAFYDEADELGLSQTARHYLAGILYHAKGFTAITNPIVNSYKRLVPGYEAPCYIAWSAKNRSPLVRVPAARGISTRLELRSPDAATNPYLAIACMLRAGLDGIEQKRTLPHPVNRNIYVMNEIERVRSGILSLPASLRDALDDLANDDVMRDALGEHAYRHFYEAKMIEWDMFRTTVHPWEREQYLSLY; encoded by the coding sequence GCTTGACAACCGCATCATGTTTGACGGTTCTTCGATTGAGGGGTTTGTCCGCATCGAAGAGTCGGATATGTATCTTTACCCTGATCTCTCGACGTGGCTCGTGTTTCCATGGCAGAGCGGGGGCGGGAGCGTCGCTCGGTTGATCTGTGACATCTACCTTCCGGACGGTAGCCCGTTTCCGGGTGATCCGCGGGGGATCTTGAAGCGCGCACTCGCTCACGCAGAGCGGCTTGGGTTCACCTCGATGAATGTGGGATCTGAGCCGGAATTTTTCCTATTTAAAATGGATGAGTCGGGAAACGCAACGACTGAAGTGAATGACCAAGGTGGGTATTTTGATTTGGCGCCCGTTGATCTCGGCGAAAACTGTCGGCGAGAAATCGTTCTTGTGTTAGAATCGCTCGGTTTTGAGATCGAGGCGTCTCACCACGAGGTGGCGCCAGGCCAGCACGAAATTGATTTTCGCTACACGAGCGCGCTGCAGGCGGCAGATCAGATTATGACGTTCAAACTGGTGGTCAAGACAGTGGCGCGTCAGTTTGGACTGCATGCGACATTTATGCCAAAACCGCTGTATGGCGTGAACGGATCCGGCATGCACTGCCACCAATCGCTTTTTATCGGAGGAAGCAACGCATTTTATGACGAAGCAGACGAACTCGGACTGAGTCAGACGGCCCGACACTATTTGGCTGGCATTCTTTATCACGCGAAAGGATTTACGGCGATTACCAATCCGATCGTCAATTCGTACAAACGTCTTGTACCAGGTTATGAGGCGCCTTGCTATATCGCTTGGTCGGCAAAAAACCGCAGTCCACTCGTGCGCGTTCCTGCGGCGCGCGGCATCTCGACGCGGCTAGAGTTGCGAAGTCCTGACGCGGCGACCAATCCCTACCTCGCAATCGCGTGCATGCTTCGTGCAGGGCTTGATGGGATTGAGCAAAAGCGCACGTTGCCACACCCTGTGAATCGAAACATTTACGTGATGAATGAGATTGAGCGGGTTCGCTCCGGAATTCTCAGTCTTCCCGCAAGCCTGCGCGATGCGTTAGATGATCTGGCGAATGACGATGTCATGCGCGACGCGCTCGGAGAGCACGCGTACCGTCACTTTTATGAGGCGAAGATGATTGAGTGGGATATGTTTCGCACGACGGTGCATCCCTGGGAGAGAGAACAATATCTATCGCTGTACTGA